The following are encoded together in the Robertmurraya sp. FSL R5-0851 genome:
- a CDS encoding YczE/YyaS/YitT family protein, producing the protein MKQIKIMFLLLLIILSVGIAASLSLKVSVGVGAYDALAQSISFLSGIKVGTIGMIFNSSCIVGQMILLRKGFKIRHLLQLPLTILIGVVINFFFYEVWGSITIDSYILRVILLIAALTIVAFALAIMLVLDVVTFPLEGFCMTLSKKTKWKFVYIRQSVDLLCILLVVLLTFGFSLSLTIREGTVIGMLLMGPLIGFFMKKVEPILRKYNLINEEEEMVVNKDSVKVV; encoded by the coding sequence ATGAAACAAATAAAGATCATGTTTCTCCTATTATTAATCATCCTTTCAGTAGGGATTGCTGCATCCTTATCTTTAAAAGTTTCGGTTGGTGTGGGGGCATATGATGCATTAGCACAATCTATTTCTTTCCTATCTGGAATTAAAGTAGGAACGATTGGAATGATTTTTAATAGTAGCTGTATAGTAGGCCAAATGATTCTTCTTAGAAAGGGTTTTAAAATACGCCATCTATTACAATTGCCTTTGACCATTCTCATTGGGGTTGTAATCAATTTCTTTTTCTATGAAGTTTGGGGCTCAATTACAATAGATAGTTATATACTTAGAGTGATATTGTTAATTGCTGCGTTAACCATAGTAGCTTTTGCATTAGCGATCATGTTGGTATTAGATGTAGTCACTTTTCCATTGGAAGGATTTTGTATGACCTTGTCCAAAAAAACAAAATGGAAATTTGTTTACATCAGACAATCGGTCGATCTTTTATGTATCCTTCTTGTCGTTCTACTAACATTTGGGTTCTCATTATCGCTTACTATAAGGGAAGGAACCGTAATTGGTATGCTCCTTATGGGACCGTTGATTGGATTCTTTATGAAGAAGGTTGAACCCATTTTAAGAAAATATAATCTTATAAATGAAGAAGAAGAAATGGTAGTAAATAAAGATTCTGTAAAAGTCGTTTAG
- a CDS encoding helicase has translation MRIPHEKIYPECPFISRTIEVGGLSKGELIEKLKQSSIMMNEYGKRLFASDRFTTSETKYSLETVELTVGNLGFLEGATTDQIYKRASELGLALCPVELGPYLRLAYLDQTEGEVGNSLQKQQAPSGSITIASEILSEEDDFPKGFYLRRINGVLWLRGYRADHLHVWNADDHFIFSKK, from the coding sequence ATGCGTATTCCACATGAAAAAATCTACCCTGAATGCCCATTTATATCGAGAACCATAGAGGTGGGGGGACTCTCAAAAGGGGAACTGATCGAGAAGTTAAAGCAATCTTCGATCATGATGAATGAATATGGAAAGAGGCTATTCGCTTCCGATCGGTTTACGACTTCTGAAACAAAATACAGCCTGGAGACGGTGGAATTAACCGTTGGTAACCTTGGCTTTCTTGAGGGAGCGACTACCGATCAAATCTATAAAAGAGCGAGCGAACTGGGGTTGGCTTTGTGCCCGGTAGAGCTCGGACCTTACCTAAGACTAGCGTATCTCGACCAGACTGAAGGGGAAGTAGGGAATTCTCTACAGAAACAACAAGCTCCATCCGGCTCCATCACGATCGCATCTGAAATTCTATCGGAAGAGGACGATTTTCCAAAAGGCTTTTATCTGAGACGAATAAATGGGGTGTTGTGGTTACGCGGATACCGTGCAGATCATCTGCACGTTTGGAATGCTGATGATCATTTTATCTTTTCTAAAAAGTGA
- a CDS encoding helix-turn-helix transcriptional regulator has translation MLEDTTGVRLLVLKEILLRETDEVKQLSIKELVEKLQIEIPGCTANEKKVKEYIEILKDTGFEIIDNTEKYGKKYYSHQDRLFEKYQLRLLIDPILSARFITEEEKRNIVSNVKKLTSSHVAKSLPDPIVYQQSINQDYNLIKLHIDIIHDAIFESKLIKFQYGDFNIDKEFQLRKGGEHYQIKPLALIWESDFYYLIGEDTKYSEEDNPRNYRLDRMRDVVITEKKFVKNRRDISSYVQQSFHMFGGQDEWITLQFHLNRVALNGVIDKFGVDADIRKGEDNTFILKAKAKLSEGLKGWILGWGRHVKVLSPPSLVEDMKQELKKMMSAYEE, from the coding sequence ATGCTTGAAGATACAACCGGTGTCCGTCTCCTCGTATTAAAAGAAATCCTTCTTCGAGAGACGGATGAAGTCAAACAGCTTTCCATTAAAGAGTTGGTGGAAAAGTTACAAATAGAAATACCAGGATGTACGGCTAATGAGAAAAAAGTAAAAGAATATATCGAAATCTTGAAAGATACCGGATTTGAGATTATTGATAATACCGAAAAGTATGGGAAGAAATACTACAGTCACCAAGATCGATTATTTGAAAAATATCAATTGAGATTGTTGATTGATCCGATTCTCTCGGCCCGTTTTATCACCGAAGAAGAAAAGAGAAACATCGTATCCAACGTGAAAAAATTGACAAGTAGCCATGTAGCAAAGTCTCTTCCAGATCCAATTGTTTACCAGCAATCCATTAACCAAGATTACAACCTAATCAAACTACATATTGATATAATTCACGATGCCATTTTTGAAAGTAAGCTGATTAAATTTCAGTACGGAGACTTTAATATTGATAAAGAGTTTCAACTGCGTAAAGGTGGGGAACATTACCAGATCAAACCACTAGCACTTATTTGGGAATCAGACTTTTATTACTTAATCGGCGAAGATACGAAATACAGTGAAGAAGACAATCCTCGAAACTACCGATTGGATCGAATGAGAGATGTGGTGATTACCGAAAAAAAGTTTGTGAAAAATAGAAGAGACATCAGCAGCTATGTTCAGCAATCCTTTCATATGTTCGGTGGACAAGACGAATGGATCACACTGCAATTCCACTTAAATCGAGTCGCCCTCAATGGAGTGATTGATAAGTTTGGCGTGGATGCAGACATTAGAAAGGGAGAAGACAACACCTTTATTTTAAAAGCAAAAGCTAAGCTGAGTGAAGGATTGAAGGGGTGGATCCTTGGATGGGGAAGACATGTGAAGGTGTTATCTCCTCCGTCTCTTGTAGAGGATATGAAACAGGAGCTAAAGAAGATGATGAGTGCCTATGAAGAGTAG
- a CDS encoding UvrD-helicase domain-containing protein, which translates to MWSKEVDHMSGKLTMLSAGAGAGKTFRLSAEIVKAIQNGVPPENIMATTFTTKAADELIERVRLKLLEANDPESAARILDGYVGTMNSVFGRLLREFALEMGLSPVQKVLAETEATILFDTVAVEEIDKFYRDYRLVFERLGQEDWRKKVLEILKLARENGLSADDVKACAEYSWTTMSNWLPAPLENPGKLDSELKAALNFAKQELPGEDTTKKTLDAVELIKTSLADWERNGSLTWQMWAKLSKLDVGKSSRDVAYPIQDAASVHFRHPGLHQDMKDAIYGLFLCASEAMETYKVEKSKRGLIDFTDQESLALQLLKNEPNIEVLKDRISDVFIDEFQDSSPLQIALNMQLREIAQKATWVGDVKQAIYGFRGTDPELMQTAMTSIPDLDIEILDASYRSRKSLVDFVNAIFVPVFEARGMRADRVALDPKREDKPEQAVAVEAWSYLHSKNQQADAAHLATGVQTILRQKEQYILIDKTTREPRSLKAGDMAILCRSNDECVKVATALSKLGISATVGEGGLMATSEVVFAVAAMRYLVDANDTLALAELVHFSSDTWGEGRWLTDWLQTDKGLDTIKTEPLIQSLDQARQKIVQMSPSEVLDLALVTAKADEVALSWGQGDQRLANLDALRKLATKYEDLAGTNGTAATAVGFLLFLNEVERDKELNLVAESTDEHAVRVLTYHKAKGLEWPFVILNSLEKSSEKNGPPPVFDRPMAVSTTPFNVEDPLHGRRLYYWPWPYGKTYSKVGLDAHVAEAPELQQRKQQLLDENQRLLYVGMTRARDYLVFAARDFSKVKWIQEMTDVSGRQVLSAIGVQNDNQEEVPLHNRDGKMIVDGEEFPCRVRVLSIEEAPETAFEMNEEQDVVYVGKTVERVTFVPARFSPSALKSELGTEETDINLETDTNQIHPIGSRLPLSGNPDMALLGEMVHAFLAADNQKMEKEERLSLAQAIRGRYKISALSTESMLEASDRLEEFLTEHYPELLKRHSEWPVHLQKGLQKASGWIDLLLLTPKGWIIVDHKSFPGKEADWVSQATSYLPQLRTYAEALQKATGQPVYEAWIHMPVVGAMIHFSEEEFIF; encoded by the coding sequence ATGTGGAGTAAGGAGGTTGACCACATGAGCGGAAAATTAACCATGTTAAGTGCTGGGGCGGGAGCGGGGAAAACCTTCCGTTTATCAGCTGAAATTGTCAAAGCCATCCAAAATGGGGTGCCTCCGGAAAACATTATGGCAACCACGTTTACAACAAAAGCGGCCGATGAACTGATTGAGCGAGTTCGTCTGAAATTGCTGGAAGCAAACGATCCGGAATCAGCCGCGCGAATCCTCGATGGCTATGTGGGCACGATGAATAGTGTGTTTGGCCGTCTGTTACGAGAATTTGCTCTTGAAATGGGCCTTTCTCCCGTTCAAAAGGTGTTAGCCGAAACAGAAGCGACCATCCTTTTTGATACGGTGGCCGTGGAGGAAATTGACAAATTCTATCGTGATTACCGACTTGTTTTTGAACGATTGGGTCAAGAAGATTGGCGTAAAAAGGTGCTTGAGATATTGAAGCTCGCTCGTGAAAATGGGCTGAGCGCAGACGATGTGAAAGCCTGTGCCGAATATTCGTGGACGACGATGTCGAATTGGCTTCCCGCTCCCCTCGAAAACCCTGGAAAGTTGGACAGCGAGTTAAAGGCGGCCCTGAACTTTGCGAAGCAAGAACTTCCTGGGGAAGATACCACAAAGAAAACCTTGGATGCGGTAGAGTTGATCAAAACATCGCTTGCTGATTGGGAGCGGAACGGATCACTCACCTGGCAAATGTGGGCGAAACTAAGTAAGCTCGATGTTGGGAAAAGCAGTCGTGACGTCGCCTACCCTATACAAGATGCGGCTTCCGTTCATTTCCGTCATCCCGGCCTGCATCAAGATATGAAAGACGCCATTTATGGCTTATTTCTTTGTGCGTCGGAAGCGATGGAAACGTATAAAGTCGAAAAAAGCAAACGAGGCTTGATCGATTTTACGGACCAAGAGTCGCTTGCTCTTCAATTATTAAAGAATGAACCAAATATCGAGGTGTTAAAGGACCGAATTTCGGATGTGTTCATTGACGAATTTCAGGACTCGAGTCCTCTACAAATCGCTTTAAATATGCAGCTTCGTGAAATCGCCCAAAAGGCCACATGGGTGGGAGACGTGAAGCAGGCGATCTATGGCTTTCGAGGCACAGACCCTGAGCTCATGCAAACCGCGATGACGAGCATTCCTGATTTGGACATTGAAATACTCGATGCCTCTTATCGTTCCCGCAAATCTCTAGTCGATTTTGTGAATGCGATATTCGTGCCTGTGTTTGAAGCCAGAGGGATGAGAGCGGACCGTGTCGCATTAGACCCAAAGCGAGAGGACAAGCCGGAACAAGCCGTTGCAGTAGAAGCTTGGTCCTATCTACATTCAAAAAATCAACAAGCCGACGCTGCTCATTTAGCAACAGGTGTCCAGACCATCTTACGTCAAAAAGAACAGTACATCCTTATCGATAAAACCACCCGTGAGCCGCGATCGCTGAAAGCCGGGGATATGGCGATCCTATGCCGATCCAATGATGAGTGCGTAAAAGTCGCCACCGCACTTTCTAAATTAGGCATTTCTGCGACCGTAGGAGAAGGCGGATTGATGGCCACATCCGAAGTCGTATTTGCCGTAGCGGCTATGCGTTACTTAGTCGACGCAAATGATACCTTGGCACTCGCTGAATTGGTCCACTTTTCTTCAGACACCTGGGGAGAAGGACGTTGGCTGACTGATTGGCTTCAAACAGATAAAGGATTGGACACGATCAAGACGGAGCCATTGATCCAAAGTTTGGACCAGGCCCGTCAGAAAATCGTTCAAATGAGCCCTTCCGAAGTATTGGATTTGGCATTAGTCACCGCTAAGGCAGACGAAGTCGCTCTAAGCTGGGGGCAGGGTGATCAACGCTTAGCCAATTTGGATGCCCTTCGGAAACTAGCTACCAAGTACGAGGATCTGGCGGGCACCAATGGAACAGCGGCAACTGCGGTTGGATTTCTGTTATTTTTAAATGAAGTCGAAAGAGACAAAGAGTTAAATCTGGTGGCAGAATCCACGGATGAGCATGCTGTAAGAGTACTCACGTATCACAAGGCAAAAGGGTTAGAATGGCCTTTCGTGATTCTGAATTCCTTAGAAAAATCGTCTGAAAAGAATGGTCCTCCTCCGGTATTCGATCGACCAATGGCCGTCAGCACCACCCCATTTAATGTGGAAGATCCACTTCATGGTCGCCGGCTGTATTATTGGCCATGGCCGTATGGAAAAACCTATAGCAAGGTGGGGCTAGACGCGCATGTAGCAGAGGCACCAGAACTACAGCAACGCAAGCAACAGCTACTAGACGAAAATCAACGATTATTATATGTAGGAATGACTCGGGCAAGAGATTATCTCGTGTTTGCCGCACGTGATTTTTCAAAAGTAAAATGGATTCAAGAAATGACCGATGTGTCCGGTCGTCAAGTGCTATCCGCCATTGGAGTGCAAAACGACAATCAAGAAGAAGTGCCCCTTCATAATCGAGACGGAAAAATGATTGTAGATGGGGAGGAATTCCCTTGTAGGGTAAGGGTGCTGTCGATCGAGGAAGCACCAGAAACAGCATTTGAAATGAATGAAGAACAGGATGTTGTCTATGTGGGCAAAACGGTTGAAAGGGTCACCTTTGTCCCTGCAAGATTTAGTCCGAGTGCACTAAAAAGTGAACTGGGCACTGAAGAAACAGATATAAACCTAGAGACAGACACGAATCAAATTCATCCAATCGGTAGCCGTCTGCCACTCTCTGGGAACCCGGACATGGCTCTATTGGGAGAAATGGTGCACGCCTTTTTAGCTGCGGACAATCAGAAGATGGAAAAAGAAGAGCGATTAAGCCTGGCTCAAGCCATTCGGGGCCGCTATAAGATCTCAGCTCTATCCACCGAGTCGATGCTAGAAGCCTCCGACCGACTGGAGGAGTTTTTAACAGAACACTATCCTGAGCTTCTGAAACGACATAGTGAATGGCCCGTTCACTTGCAAAAAGGTCTACAAAAGGCATCAGGCTGGATTGATTTACTGCTATTAACTCCAAAAGGCTGGATTATTGTCGACCATAAAAGCTTTCCGGGAAAAGAAGCCGACTGGGTCTCTCAAGCGACGAGTTACCTCCCGCAATTGCGTACCTATGCAGAGGCCCTTCAGAAAGCAACTGGACAACCGGTCTATGAAGCTTGGATTCATATGCCAGTCGTTGGTGCGATGATTCACTTTTCGGAAGAAGAGTTCATCTTTTAA
- a CDS encoding GNAT family N-acetyltransferase, translating to MFETERCLIHTLQRSDTMDVKKLYINQEVRKYLGGTREEHSIEQVLEDMLNAGSNSLYWVVREKHTEDFIGLVSLDPHHDGVYQEISYQLLPYWWGKGYASEAVQVLLNYALNELNLSKIIAETQTANTSSCKLLERLGMELERTVCRFGAEQAIYSKNNKTKKMVVQ from the coding sequence TTGTTTGAAACAGAAAGATGTTTGATCCATACTTTGCAAAGATCGGATACCATGGATGTGAAAAAATTATATATAAATCAGGAAGTAAGAAAATATCTTGGTGGTACACGCGAGGAACATTCAATTGAACAAGTATTAGAAGACATGCTGAATGCAGGCTCGAACTCTTTGTATTGGGTGGTTAGAGAAAAACACACAGAGGATTTTATTGGTTTGGTTTCTCTGGACCCTCACCACGACGGCGTTTACCAAGAAATTTCCTATCAACTGTTACCCTATTGGTGGGGAAAAGGGTATGCATCAGAAGCAGTTCAGGTACTATTAAATTATGCATTAAATGAACTAAACCTATCAAAAATAATTGCGGAAACGCAAACGGCCAATACATCCTCTTGTAAGCTATTAGAAAGACTAGGGATGGAATTAGAACGAACGGTTTGCAGATTTGGGGCTGAGCAAGCCATTTATTCTAAAAATAACAAAACGAAGAAAATGGTTGTTCAGTAA
- a CDS encoding DUF4181 domain-containing protein, which yields MKILGLFALFFLYDWILNRYLRKKLQIEKTPWGIYKPLNNTQKWLERALLTVHLILLLIIDDIFLLTILFFALLNSLRAFMEWKYEKEKKTFVLTLLAVFNILLYATIFLIFRDTIV from the coding sequence ATGAAAATCCTCGGGTTATTTGCGTTGTTTTTTCTGTACGATTGGATACTGAATCGGTATCTACGTAAAAAGTTGCAAATTGAGAAAACTCCATGGGGCATTTACAAACCCTTGAACAACACTCAGAAATGGCTAGAAAGAGCCTTATTAACGGTTCATTTAATTTTACTATTGATTATTGATGACATCTTTCTATTAACCATCCTCTTTTTTGCTTTGTTAAACAGTCTACGAGCATTTATGGAATGGAAATATGAGAAAGAAAAAAAGACATTCGTGTTGACGTTACTTGCAGTCTTTAACATTCTGTTATACGCAACCATCTTTCTTATTTTTAGAGATACGATTGTCTAG
- a CDS encoding YkvA family protein, with protein MEQQNTLTKLKNYARNLKQNLFILYLSYKDNRVPWYAKLVAICVVAYAFSPIDLIPDFIPVLGYLDDLIIVPLGISLALKLIPTYIMEENREKAEEIREKGKPKNWFVAILFILIWILLAFWVGKLLYGLFH; from the coding sequence ATGGAACAACAAAATACTTTAACTAAATTAAAAAACTACGCAAGAAATTTAAAACAAAATTTATTCATCCTTTATTTATCATACAAAGATAATAGAGTTCCTTGGTATGCTAAATTGGTTGCTATTTGTGTGGTTGCTTATGCTTTTAGTCCTATCGATTTAATCCCTGACTTCATTCCTGTTTTAGGTTATCTTGATGACCTAATTATTGTTCCACTGGGCATTTCACTGGCTTTAAAATTAATACCAACTTACATTATGGAAGAAAACCGAGAAAAGGCTGAAGAAATTAGGGAAAAGGGTAAACCAAAAAACTGGTTTGTTGCCATACTCTTTATTCTAATCTGGATTTTACTTGCGTTTTGGGTTGGTAAATTATTATACGGTTTATTTCATTGA
- a CDS encoding RecB family exonuclease has protein sequence MMKIILGFWLDSASYPDALHGQEASAGTVVTGFNGLLGILETQLGLTIPKQSENLRIAEWQELLRKHDNGNRLYSPSYQTDSWNTAKELLRRRDELVLAGWDPTIHMGGSKWLELLGELEQSNQNRTWGLPDRVRALLAKLEEPVQVHIETITIVDEDKSLWDPWCKQLIEKLKYHGVEMVKAPSEKEKEEEPTTDLSLLKRVLAGESLSQEAKGDGSLLLVRSEQEWDAADYLTSWLQEHGTEQTVIIKDEGSLLLDELLHRRGVAGAGAEGASKWRAVLQVLPLTIDTYWNPIRVERMMELVTIPTSPIPGRIRYRLASALANHPGIGGPVWTEAIEQGLRHYEEAWIEEGLDDQEKKKRRKKLEEKLDLWVRHEYYDPNEGMPLETFVHICQKVSQWAASTYQRTHDPIYAQAIKHAQEVLDGVRTLGVTSVSQLQVGRIMDSVLGEGAKLSHYGEEAAPWQVVNHPGQIWGEADTILWWGFLKNMSGPSIRTWTVKERNWLKEQGVFLTEEDVRRRREAASWQQAIRYANRKLILFAPAKVKGEEIPIHPLWDEIRYAVVKDHHTEKKLTLDPAEWRKQPSVTLFEEPFERVGLNKRNIPEPIRTWQVPEKVVIPREEESATSFESLIGCPVKWTFRYAAKVKPGSALSIPHESLMLGNLGHVILEHLITEKSSWSEQEVRLRAGELFDEFMPKLAAPLLEPKNSIRRDETRRHLQTSLQQFFKVLHQAGVQIQHTELELQKPWSEGVEFKGRLDLVGETRTGKKILFDAKWSRKPSNYKERLEKVSIQLTLYHWLLADHEDEELPVAYFMLRSGHFYSLPHEDFPEDYHVPGPSLLENHDMVRKSVEDVWTQLQQGTIIAPGVPSSDAEEAGSFASIIDPPCMYCEYQNLCGVRRLTT, from the coding sequence ATGATGAAAATTATCCTCGGCTTTTGGCTGGATTCGGCGTCTTATCCGGACGCGCTACACGGCCAAGAGGCATCTGCGGGTACGGTGGTCACGGGATTCAACGGCTTACTTGGGATATTGGAAACACAGTTAGGCTTAACGATTCCAAAGCAATCGGAAAACCTGCGAATTGCTGAATGGCAAGAATTGTTGCGAAAACATGACAATGGGAATAGGCTATATTCTCCATCCTATCAAACCGATTCTTGGAACACAGCGAAGGAATTGCTGCGTCGTCGGGATGAACTCGTCTTAGCTGGCTGGGACCCAACGATCCATATGGGCGGAAGCAAATGGTTGGAACTATTAGGAGAACTAGAGCAATCCAATCAAAACCGTACATGGGGATTGCCCGATCGCGTCCGTGCCCTACTAGCCAAGCTCGAAGAACCGGTACAAGTACATATCGAAACCATCACAATCGTCGATGAGGACAAAAGCTTATGGGACCCTTGGTGTAAGCAGTTGATTGAAAAGCTGAAATATCATGGAGTGGAAATGGTGAAAGCTCCTAGCGAAAAAGAGAAAGAAGAGGAGCCCACAACAGACCTTTCTCTTCTAAAAAGGGTTCTCGCTGGTGAGTCACTGTCTCAAGAAGCAAAGGGGGACGGAAGCTTACTTCTCGTTCGATCCGAACAAGAATGGGACGCTGCTGATTATCTCACCAGCTGGTTACAGGAGCATGGCACCGAACAGACGGTCATTATTAAGGACGAAGGATCTCTATTATTGGACGAGCTTCTTCACCGACGTGGCGTGGCAGGAGCCGGGGCAGAGGGGGCTTCGAAATGGCGTGCGGTTCTCCAGGTGTTGCCTCTCACGATTGATACGTATTGGAACCCGATCAGAGTCGAGCGAATGATGGAATTGGTCACGATTCCTACTTCTCCTATCCCAGGACGAATTCGTTATCGATTGGCTTCCGCATTAGCGAATCATCCAGGAATTGGCGGTCCTGTATGGACAGAGGCCATTGAGCAGGGACTTCGCCATTATGAAGAAGCATGGATAGAAGAAGGCCTGGACGATCAGGAAAAGAAAAAGCGCCGGAAAAAGCTTGAAGAGAAGCTGGATTTGTGGGTTCGCCACGAGTACTATGACCCGAATGAAGGAATGCCGTTAGAAACCTTCGTTCACATATGTCAAAAAGTGAGCCAATGGGCCGCATCCACCTATCAACGAACTCATGACCCGATCTATGCTCAGGCCATCAAGCATGCGCAGGAAGTGTTAGATGGAGTAAGAACACTTGGAGTGACCTCCGTTTCTCAGCTGCAGGTCGGACGAATCATGGACTCGGTTTTAGGCGAAGGCGCCAAGCTATCTCATTACGGAGAGGAAGCAGCCCCATGGCAGGTGGTTAACCATCCGGGGCAGATTTGGGGAGAAGCAGACACGATCCTTTGGTGGGGATTTCTTAAGAATATGTCAGGACCAAGCATTCGAACGTGGACGGTAAAAGAACGGAATTGGCTCAAGGAGCAAGGTGTCTTCTTAACAGAGGAAGATGTTCGACGCCGCCGGGAGGCCGCTTCTTGGCAGCAAGCGATCCGTTATGCCAACCGAAAACTGATTTTGTTTGCTCCGGCCAAAGTAAAAGGAGAAGAAATCCCCATTCACCCATTATGGGATGAAATTCGGTATGCCGTCGTGAAAGACCATCATACGGAGAAGAAACTCACCTTGGACCCAGCGGAATGGCGGAAGCAGCCAAGTGTGACCTTATTTGAGGAACCCTTTGAACGCGTGGGGTTGAACAAACGGAACATCCCAGAACCCATCCGCACGTGGCAGGTACCCGAAAAAGTGGTTATCCCTCGAGAAGAAGAATCGGCAACAAGCTTTGAGAGCTTAATTGGTTGTCCTGTTAAATGGACGTTTCGATATGCTGCGAAAGTGAAACCAGGGAGTGCCCTTTCGATCCCTCATGAGTCGCTCATGTTAGGGAATTTAGGACACGTGATACTAGAACATCTGATTACTGAAAAATCCAGCTGGAGCGAACAGGAAGTGCGCTTAAGAGCAGGGGAATTATTTGATGAGTTCATGCCAAAGTTAGCGGCTCCTCTATTAGAACCAAAAAATAGCATTCGTCGAGATGAAACACGGAGACATTTGCAAACCTCTTTACAGCAATTTTTCAAAGTCTTACATCAAGCGGGTGTTCAGATTCAACATACCGAGCTTGAATTGCAAAAACCGTGGAGCGAAGGTGTCGAGTTCAAAGGAAGATTGGATTTGGTTGGTGAAACCCGTACCGGGAAAAAGATTCTCTTCGATGCGAAATGGTCGAGAAAACCAAGCAATTATAAAGAGCGCTTGGAAAAGGTGTCGATCCAATTAACGCTCTATCATTGGCTGTTAGCGGATCATGAGGATGAAGAACTGCCTGTGGCGTATTTCATGCTGCGTAGTGGACATTTTTACAGTTTGCCACATGAAGACTTTCCTGAAGACTACCATGTACCCGGACCATCGCTTTTAGAGAATCATGACATGGTGCGAAAATCGGTAGAAGACGTGTGGACTCAGCTTCAACAAGGGACGATCATTGCTCCAGGTGTACCATCAAGTGATGCAGAGGAAGCGGGCTCTTTTGCGTCCATCATTGACCCACCTTGTATGTATTGTGAATATCAGAATCTATGTGGAGTAAGGAGGTTGACCACATGA
- a CDS encoding VOC family protein, with translation MNNKIQKITTNLWFEHQAEETATFYTSIFKNSSIRRITRYGKERHESRTEGAVMTVEFELEGIPFVALNGGPTYTFTEAISFIINCETQEELDYYWEKLSEGGDEKAQVCGWLKDKFGVSWQVIPASLNEMISDENPEKSERVMNALLQTKTKIDMGKLRQAYEGNSN, from the coding sequence GTGAACAATAAAATCCAAAAAATCACCACGAATTTATGGTTTGAACACCAAGCAGAGGAAACAGCCACCTTTTATACGTCCATCTTTAAGAATTCAAGCATTCGTAGAATCACCCGCTACGGAAAAGAACGTCATGAAAGCCGTACAGAAGGAGCAGTAATGACGGTTGAATTTGAATTGGAAGGCATCCCTTTTGTCGCGTTAAATGGAGGTCCAACCTATACATTTACAGAAGCGATCTCGTTTATTATAAACTGTGAGACACAGGAAGAACTAGACTATTATTGGGAAAAACTTTCTGAAGGTGGAGACGAAAAGGCACAAGTTTGTGGATGGTTGAAAGATAAGTTCGGCGTTTCTTGGCAAGTGATTCCTGCATCCCTTAACGAGATGATAAGTGATGAAAATCCTGAAAAATCGGAAAGAGTGATGAATGCTCTTCTCCAAACGAAGACGAAAATTGATATGGGAAAATTAAGACAAGCATATGAAGGGAATTCTAATTAA